A window from Festucalex cinctus isolate MCC-2025b chromosome 12, RoL_Fcin_1.0, whole genome shotgun sequence encodes these proteins:
- the LOC144031733 gene encoding pancreatic secretory granule membrane major glycoprotein GP2 isoform X1, with product MASLRWNWWLLTLMAAFSRGDLQMYQEELNETVICTNDHMEVVIPSAYFLHKVPPVYVWDLHLNDPDCRGVEVGDDYVFSIKSNLSHCGSIMTSDATHILFVNTIHNNRTDVITRNYINITFVCRYPINYMVQQPNGENRIRVDVRTITLNTEEGNFSVSMLLYKDEAFEDKWTTVPSLTLDDHIFVKVFMIPAHLMLRMERCWATPTKDPYSHIQYTFIRHRRRFTLLATAQQMKRRQGIAIYQEGSICFCLFFSFLVSPGLSCPVLTNQQTLSVLANGRSAEAAFRIQMFKFVGGSYTNVFLHCNVHICHSGPGLCQPNCSSEDVLTRTRRDIPLSHTVSYGPIRRRVDSEDPRLGAGGPPPVETFILGGFLVVLLLVAGVFGRLWIRSRRFYPMAREAQLTLSNVQHISQVAS from the exons ATGGCAAGTTTGCGTTGGAACTGGTGGCTGCTCACTTTGATGGCCGCCTTTTCACGAGGTGATCTGCAGATGTATCAAGAAG AGCTGAACGAAACGGTCATTTGCACCAACGACCACATGGAAGTGGTTATTCCCAGCGCCTACTTCCTGCACAAAGTGCCCCCCGTCTAC GTCTGGGATTTGCATCTAAATGACCCCGATTGTCGAGGCGTGGAAGTGGGCGACGATTACGTCTTCAGCATTAAGAGCAATCTGTCACACTGCGGAAGCATCATG ACGTCGGACGCCACTCACATCCTGTTCGTCAACACCATCCACAACAACCGCACGGACGTCATCACCAGGAATTACATCAACATCACCTTTGTGTGCCGCTACCCCATCAACTACATGGTGCAGCAGCCCAACGGGGAAAACAGGATTCGCGTGGACGTCAG gaCCATCACGCTCAACACGGAGGAGGGAAACTTCTCCGTTTCCATGCTGCTGTACAAGGACGAGGCCTTTGAGGACAAGTGGACGACCGTCCCCTCGCTTACGCTGGACGACCACATCTTTGTCAAAGTCTTCATG ATTCCAGCTCACCTGATGTTACGCATGGAGAGATGCTGGGCCACGCCCACCAAGGATCCCTACAGCCACATTCAGTACACCTTCATTCGACACAG GCGACGTTTCACGTTGCTGGCGACGGCGCAGCAAATGAAAAGGCGGCAGGGAATCGCAATCTATCAGGAAGgttccatttgtttttgtttgtttttttcttttctggtcTCCCCGGGCCTCAGCTGCCCCGTGTTGACAAACCAACAGACCCTGAGCGTGCTGGCGAACGGCCGGAGCGCCGAGGCCGCGTTCAGGATCCAAATGTTCAAGTTCGTGGGCGGCTCCTACACTAATGTCTTCCTGCACTGCAACGTCCACATCTGCCACAGCGGCCCCGGCCTGTGTCAGCCC AACTGCTCATCTGAAGATGTCCTAACGAGGACGCGGCGAGACATCCCGTTGTCCCACACGGTGTCTTACGGTCCCATCAGACGACGAGTGGACAGCGAGGACCCCCGTTTAG GTGCAGGTGGACCCCCTCCAGTGGAGACCTTCATCCTGGGGGGGTTCCTGGTGGTCCTGTTGTTGGTCGCGGGGGTCTTTGGGAGACTGTGGATTCGTTCCAGGCGTTTCTACCCGATGGCGCGAGAGGCTCAGCTCACCCTGTCCAACGTCCAGCACATCTCCCAAGTGGCCTCATGA
- the LOC144031733 gene encoding pancreatic secretory granule membrane major glycoprotein GP2 isoform X3 yields MASLRWNWWLLTLMAAFSRGDLQMYQEELNETVICTNDHMEVVIPSAYFLHKVPPVYVWDLHLNDPDCRGVEVGDDYVFSIKSNLSHCGSIMTSDATHILFVNTIHNNRTDVITRNYINITFVCRYPINYMVQQPNGENRIRVDVRTITLNTEEGNFSVSMLLYKDEAFEDKWTTVPSLTLDDHIFVKVFMIPAHLMLRMERCWATPTKDPYSHIQYTFIRHSCPVLTNQQTLSVLANGRSAEAAFRIQMFKFVGGSYTNVFLHCNVHICHSGPGLCQPNCSSEDVLTRTRRDIPLSHTVSYGPIRRRVDSEDPRLGAGGPPPVETFILGGFLVVLLLVAGVFGRLWIRSRRFYPMAREAQLTLSNVQHISQVAS; encoded by the exons ATGGCAAGTTTGCGTTGGAACTGGTGGCTGCTCACTTTGATGGCCGCCTTTTCACGAGGTGATCTGCAGATGTATCAAGAAG AGCTGAACGAAACGGTCATTTGCACCAACGACCACATGGAAGTGGTTATTCCCAGCGCCTACTTCCTGCACAAAGTGCCCCCCGTCTAC GTCTGGGATTTGCATCTAAATGACCCCGATTGTCGAGGCGTGGAAGTGGGCGACGATTACGTCTTCAGCATTAAGAGCAATCTGTCACACTGCGGAAGCATCATG ACGTCGGACGCCACTCACATCCTGTTCGTCAACACCATCCACAACAACCGCACGGACGTCATCACCAGGAATTACATCAACATCACCTTTGTGTGCCGCTACCCCATCAACTACATGGTGCAGCAGCCCAACGGGGAAAACAGGATTCGCGTGGACGTCAG gaCCATCACGCTCAACACGGAGGAGGGAAACTTCTCCGTTTCCATGCTGCTGTACAAGGACGAGGCCTTTGAGGACAAGTGGACGACCGTCCCCTCGCTTACGCTGGACGACCACATCTTTGTCAAAGTCTTCATG ATTCCAGCTCACCTGATGTTACGCATGGAGAGATGCTGGGCCACGCCCACCAAGGATCCCTACAGCCACATTCAGTACACCTTCATTCGACACAG CTGCCCCGTGTTGACAAACCAACAGACCCTGAGCGTGCTGGCGAACGGCCGGAGCGCCGAGGCCGCGTTCAGGATCCAAATGTTCAAGTTCGTGGGCGGCTCCTACACTAATGTCTTCCTGCACTGCAACGTCCACATCTGCCACAGCGGCCCCGGCCTGTGTCAGCCC AACTGCTCATCTGAAGATGTCCTAACGAGGACGCGGCGAGACATCCCGTTGTCCCACACGGTGTCTTACGGTCCCATCAGACGACGAGTGGACAGCGAGGACCCCCGTTTAG GTGCAGGTGGACCCCCTCCAGTGGAGACCTTCATCCTGGGGGGGTTCCTGGTGGTCCTGTTGTTGGTCGCGGGGGTCTTTGGGAGACTGTGGATTCGTTCCAGGCGTTTCTACCCGATGGCGCGAGAGGCTCAGCTCACCCTGTCCAACGTCCAGCACATCTCCCAAGTGGCCTCATGA
- the LOC144031733 gene encoding pancreatic secretory granule membrane major glycoprotein GP2 isoform X2, whose translation MEVVIPSAYFLHKVPPVYVWDLHLNDPDCRGVEVGDDYVFSIKSNLSHCGSIMTSDATHILFVNTIHNNRTDVITRNYINITFVCRYPINYMVQQPNGENRIRVDVRTITLNTEEGNFSVSMLLYKDEAFEDKWTTVPSLTLDDHIFVKVFMIPAHLMLRMERCWATPTKDPYSHIQYTFIRHRRRFTLLATAQQMKRRQGIAIYQEGSICFCLFFSFLVSPGLSCPVLTNQQTLSVLANGRSAEAAFRIQMFKFVGGSYTNVFLHCNVHICHSGPGLCQPNCSSEDVLTRTRRDIPLSHTVSYGPIRRRVDSEDPRLGAGGPPPVETFILGGFLVVLLLVAGVFGRLWIRSRRFYPMAREAQLTLSNVQHISQVAS comes from the exons ATGGAAGTGGTTATTCCCAGCGCCTACTTCCTGCACAAAGTGCCCCCCGTCTAC GTCTGGGATTTGCATCTAAATGACCCCGATTGTCGAGGCGTGGAAGTGGGCGACGATTACGTCTTCAGCATTAAGAGCAATCTGTCACACTGCGGAAGCATCATG ACGTCGGACGCCACTCACATCCTGTTCGTCAACACCATCCACAACAACCGCACGGACGTCATCACCAGGAATTACATCAACATCACCTTTGTGTGCCGCTACCCCATCAACTACATGGTGCAGCAGCCCAACGGGGAAAACAGGATTCGCGTGGACGTCAG gaCCATCACGCTCAACACGGAGGAGGGAAACTTCTCCGTTTCCATGCTGCTGTACAAGGACGAGGCCTTTGAGGACAAGTGGACGACCGTCCCCTCGCTTACGCTGGACGACCACATCTTTGTCAAAGTCTTCATG ATTCCAGCTCACCTGATGTTACGCATGGAGAGATGCTGGGCCACGCCCACCAAGGATCCCTACAGCCACATTCAGTACACCTTCATTCGACACAG GCGACGTTTCACGTTGCTGGCGACGGCGCAGCAAATGAAAAGGCGGCAGGGAATCGCAATCTATCAGGAAGgttccatttgtttttgtttgtttttttcttttctggtcTCCCCGGGCCTCAGCTGCCCCGTGTTGACAAACCAACAGACCCTGAGCGTGCTGGCGAACGGCCGGAGCGCCGAGGCCGCGTTCAGGATCCAAATGTTCAAGTTCGTGGGCGGCTCCTACACTAATGTCTTCCTGCACTGCAACGTCCACATCTGCCACAGCGGCCCCGGCCTGTGTCAGCCC AACTGCTCATCTGAAGATGTCCTAACGAGGACGCGGCGAGACATCCCGTTGTCCCACACGGTGTCTTACGGTCCCATCAGACGACGAGTGGACAGCGAGGACCCCCGTTTAG GTGCAGGTGGACCCCCTCCAGTGGAGACCTTCATCCTGGGGGGGTTCCTGGTGGTCCTGTTGTTGGTCGCGGGGGTCTTTGGGAGACTGTGGATTCGTTCCAGGCGTTTCTACCCGATGGCGCGAGAGGCTCAGCTCACCCTGTCCAACGTCCAGCACATCTCCCAAGTGGCCTCATGA